CTAATTTTTGATAACATACCAGGTAATTTTGTAATTTCAAAGAATACGCCTCCTATATAGGTCAGTGGTGTGATAACAATAGCCAATACAAAATTCATTTTTTCAAAACTATCCAGTATAAGCCCCGAAATCAATCCTATTGATGCAAAAATAAAGGAGGTTACCGCAAGGGAAACAAAGAATAATAAAGGATGCTCTATTCTGTAGCCAACAAAAAAAATAGTGGCAAAATAGGTTAAGGAACCTACCAATAAACCTCTAAAGGTGCCCCCAAGAACAAATGCCAAAGATTTTTCAATATCAGAAATTGGGTAACTATTTAAATCCTGTACTGTATTCTGAAACTTCTGCACAACGATAGAGAAGGAAGGATTTTGAAAAGAAGCAAGAATTGCCCCCATGG
The sequence above is drawn from the Clostridium formicaceticum genome and encodes:
- a CDS encoding ABC transporter permease, whose protein sequence is MSKTSIFYNKTGFMTLLKREIHRFMKVSVQTILAPLLSNILYLGIFGGMLQTREVGIEGVNYLYFLVPGLTTMGAILASFQNPSFSIVVQKFQNTVQDLNSYPISDIEKSLAFVLGGTFRGLLVGSLTYFATIFFVGYRIEHPLLFFVSLAVTSFIFASIGLISGLILDSFEKMNFVLAIVITPLTYIGGVFFEITKLPGMLSKIRYINPIYPLVNITRYTYIGVYEGNLLLQLLAASVFCIGFFFIAVYIFKKGFGIKID